One Periophthalmus magnuspinnatus isolate fPerMag1 chromosome 8, fPerMag1.2.pri, whole genome shotgun sequence genomic window carries:
- the LOC117374694 gene encoding ceramide synthase-like: MLANSFNERVNVNPESVTMATPCDPHLMPFLFVPQMHNDASALLVSGCVFFPGVLFLSKRLIKYFLVCSESDAIIAATRFVSSLQSALATSAGLLIVSSCSDLVYDRHWLAESYVLFAVPYFLYDIIAMFLCYCHKLRVKGQGAESVTQRSALIGFLRKEMLLVFHHLFMVTFCFPASVFWRGGKGDYFQGLLLLPEFSTPFLCLSKVLIQFNRQNSLLYKINGLLTLGSFFCCRVLLFPYLYYSYSRFAGVPLLSVLSSAPWQCNLGAGLLWPLQLHWFRLLCRAAVRSLTCGERHTHTGSTGQTGANGTKSHSD; this comes from the exons ATGTTGGCAAATAGTTTCAATGAGAGAGTGAACGTGAACCCGGAGTCAGTCACCATGGCAACGCCCTGTGACCCTCACCTG atgcccttcctgtttgTCCCTCAGATGCACAACGATGCAAGTGCGTTGCTCGTGAGCGGTTGTGTGTTCTTTCCCGGAGTTTTGTTTCTCTCCAAACGACTCATAAAGTACTTCCTGGTCTGCAGCGAATCAGACGCCATCATCGCCGCTACAcg GTTTGTGTCTTCTCTTCAGTCTGCCCTTGCGACCTCTGCTGGACTCCTGATTGTGTCCTCCTGCTCGGATCTCGTCTATGACAG acACTGGTTGGCAGAGTCGTACGTTCTCTTCGCGGTACCGTacttcctgtatgacatcaTCGCCATGTTCCTCTGTTACTGCCACAAactcagggtcaaaggtcagggagCAGAGTCAGTAACTCAACggagcgctctgattggcttcCTGCGAAAAGAGATGTTACTCGTCTTCCATCACCTGTTCATGGTTACCTTCTGCTTCCCCGCTTCAGTG TTCTGGCGTGGAGGAAAAGGAGATTATTTCCAGGGTCTTCTGTTGCTGCCAGAGTTCAGTACTCCATTCCTCTGTCTGAGCAAAGTCCTCATTCAG TTTAATCGTCAGAATTCTCTCTTGTATAAAATAAACGGGCTCCTGACTCTCGGGAGCTTCTTCTGCTGCAGAGTCCTGCTCTTCCCCTATTTATACTACAGCTACAGccg tTTCGCTGGCGTACCCCTCCTCTCAGTGCTCTCTAGCGCCCCCTGGCAGTGTAACCTAGGCGCGggactgctctggcctctgcagCTGCACTGGTTTAGACTCCTGTGTCGGGCTGCAGTGCGATCTCTGACCTGCGGGGagcgccacacacacacag GGAGTACGGGTCAGACTGGAGCCAACGGGACCAAGAGCCACTCGGACTGA